From one Odontesthes bonariensis isolate fOdoBon6 chromosome 14, fOdoBon6.hap1, whole genome shotgun sequence genomic stretch:
- the ankrd12 gene encoding ankyrin repeat domain-containing protein 12 isoform X1, with translation MAKPGSDRDGAMVDKQAGKKSKDKLSPFTKTPKLDRSELLGKEGKAKSSMKRKLSFTSSPSRTEERDSDTDDSDPGQSSETWGERLVPPCRIYADKDGPDKKKVKKEAGSKKSQAPNLLFGYPLSERKQMALLMQMTANSPDSTPSHPSQTTPVQKKVPSSASSRQKDKVNKRNERGETPLHMAAIRGDAKLVKELISLGADVNVKDFAGWTPLHEACNLGYYDVAKVLIAAGAEVNTQGLDDDTPLHDASSSGHKDIVKLLLRHGGNAFQANKRGERPVDVADSQELEQLLKGEVPLSDQDDTSSESEDPPSVNPSSVDDNSVDSDTEKDSDGKPATKASSSMPGLDEYEFKDEEEEEDLSKALNDRHILRRELRQREKEDKDRNHVAGKQSNKGDSSSKSKKQKAPRVHCSSDTSSDEMESLSEKRNSPTCSQSSESHRPDTRSKKDNAEQRDKGKVKRKSKSQHKNKENQEDGKENSKTLVLSLATVSESTERGLEEDSFKMSFSAKDDSSVHLFHLSSIKSPKLNHSLADKQTPLKQENTKTCVSISDSPCPMDGVKYNHYTEADYCTESSSTKGCKHKEKSKHQQKDCGMDGEDGHLSPYKDGSIGNSIDSCEGALRKTDLDGKVVKKHKLKHKEKDKHRREYEAERSRHRAKEARKDGHRNLEFDREFWKENFFKSDETDEPLGVKKEGEDNSSLQKTADSSPAKDERNAKEKYSSSKEKRPREEREKDKAVKKERKEAAGNGEKAKDSKPSERDEKVDCHGSGRIPEELLQSNSMKEETEEKPISGITADQEQLEPSEKGSREKPDKRLPGKEKDSDKMEKRHLDKEKKIKTEHSDKAEPQNSVDRWKEKERTAAISSLSPGDKSCRENEKVKSLSAAKKHEDGKKNKDKPDKRSDRERQDREYSVGDHKDRANTDRRGKPLEKATDHSKSDRSKEKDCDRKKRDKIKDGTLSSSSNLKLLLEEKKSYLSESGKVLSTKSKEEVVRTPEKDRDRRDRDRDSERHKDKDKDRHKDRSQQARIAKTKLSEADTDKAKLKAPQATRDAKPKEKRLVNDDLMQTSFERMLSMKDQEIELWHRKHMEKIKQKERERLKQRPLTDPGKSKPKDRTKPEPCLSKELIRSKSSEASDVHGRDKALKDGTSPRTLSLDGKSLPAIGAKVISAVENCLSRSPRPESERCGLMSRSVSLVSVASSEDSCQATTLTPRIAEYDSDLNLEASDSQPAFLQSSLVIQAARSPSVHDKDCNSLPDVPQSNRTLLSGRHESPFLRAILDEDVSSSAEGKAVEHQPNSSLTVITEEELRKTESPEPEESVAAPQCLSSAADPLTEREGSTAGCLTTPLLSRDLPGKSLTPPQAGASQAGPEEPKAPPSSDPAVPKDAPCPTESSQAECSSKESDQPFVSAASPAAEPSVLTNTKSLQQKETPPSSGTENQQQAESGGLQVSDLKDQTVENPDGSEQENSEVCLETLRAEGERSPVPSTSSHVPCSAAGESSPGFSRSESKCSQEDVIVNNQDAKRSRPSSEDAGLCLEAQMEDSMPPPSPELKAEEMVDVPQSSENGSGAAASLTAESSPLQGSDCTEGPSEARAEAYPEPMEFTPADEKPESSSAEDEQSQSTYQSASQTDSSSASGSSSPQSGDRDSDSSGAKFKVRPADDEGDIHVPHPRKRKMPRLSSSQSCSSSQQEKEKGQQSLAAIVDSIKLEEIEPYQTERANPYYEFLHIRKKIEEKRKVLCSVIPQPPQYYDEYVTFNGSYLLDGNPLSKLCIPTITPPPSLPEQLKEMFKQQEVVRMKLRLQHSIEREKLIVSNEQEVLRVHYRAARTLANQTLPFSACTVLLDAEVYNMPQDVQNDDGKTSVRDRFNARQFMSWLQDVDDKFDKLKTCLLMRQQHEAAALNAVQRLEWQLKLQELDPATYKSTSIFEIPEFYIPLVEVNDDFDLTPI, from the exons ATGGCCAAACCTGGGAGCGACCGAGATGGAGCCATGGTGGATAAGCAGGCCGGGAAAAAG AGCAAAGACAAGTTGTCCCCTTTCACCAAGACTCCGAAGTTGGACCGGAGTGAGTTGCTGGGGAAGGAAGGGAAAGCCAAGTCTTCCATGAAGCGCAAGCTCTCCTTCACTTCAAGTCCATCCCGGACAGAGGAGCGGGACTCGGACACTG ATGACTCAGACCCAGGCCAGTCGAGTGAGACCTGGGGAGAGAGATTAGTGCCTCCCTGCAGGATATACGCAG ATAAAGATGGACCAGATAAGAAGAAGGTGAAGAAGGAGGCTGGGAGCAAGAAGTCCCAGGCACCGAACCTTTTGTTTGGATATCCGCTGTCGGAGCGCAAGCAGATGGCTCTCCTGATGCAAATGACTGCCAACAGTCCAG ACTCTACACCCAGTCACCCCTCACAAACGACCCCTGTCCAGAAGAAAGTCCCCAGCAGCGCCTCGTCTCGACAGAAAGACAAAGTCAACAAGAGGAACGAGCGCGGGGAGACGCCCCTTCACATGGCAGCGATCCGGGGAGATGCTAAGCTAGTTAAAGAGCTCATTAGCCTCGGAGCTGATGTCAACGTCAAAGACTTTGCAG GCTGGACTCCCCTTCACGAGGCCTGTAATCTTGGTTACTACGACGTGGCtaaggttttaatagcagcggGTGCGGAGGTGAATACGCAGGGTCTGGATGATGACACGCCTCTTCATGATGCTTCCAGCAGCGGGCACAAAGAT ATCGTCAAACTTCTCCTTCGTCACGGTGGAAACGCCTTCCAAGCCAACAAGCGCGGCGAGCGGCCGGTGGACGTGGCCGACTCTCAGGAGCTGGAACAGCTCTTAAAGGGGGAGGTGCCGCTGTCGGACCAAGATGACACCTCCTCAG AATCTGAAGACCCACCATCTGTCAATCCATCCAGTGTGGATGACAACAGTGTGGATTCTGACACCGAAAAGGACTCTGATGGCAAACCGGCCACAAAAGCATCGTCGTCCATGCCGGGGCTGGATGAGTACGAGTTtaaggacgaggaggaggaggaggatctcAGTAAAGCCCTGAACGACAGACACATTCTCAGGAGGGAGCTACGGCAGCGAGAGAAGGAAGACAAAGATAGGAATCACGTGGCGGGAAAGCAGAGCAACAAGGGGGATTCTTCCTCAAAGTCTAAAAAGCAGAAAGCCCCTCGTGTCCACTGCAGTTCAGACACCTCCAGCGATGAGATGGAGAGCCTGTCGGAAAAAAGGAACTCGCCCACCTGctctcagagctcagagagccACAGGCCAGATACGAGGTCAAAAAAGGACAATGCTGAGCAAAGGGACAAGGGTAAAGTGAAGAGGAAGAGCAAAAGCCAGCATAAAAACAAGGAGAACCAAGAGGATGGGAAGGAGAACAGTAAAACCTTAGTCCTGTCTCTCGCTACCGTGTCTGAGagcacagagaggggtctggaGGAGGACTCCTTCAAGATGTCTTTCAGTGCTAAAGATGACTCTTCCGTCCACCTCTTCCATTTGTCGTCCATCAAGTCTCCCAAACTGAACCACAGCCTGGCAGATAAACAAACGCCACTCAAACAGGAAAATACTAAGACATGCGTTTCCATCAGCGACAGCCCATGTCCAATGGATGGTGTCAAATACAACCACTACACTGAGGCAGATTACTGCACCGAAAGCTCGAGCACCAAGGGCTGCAAGCACAAGGAAAAGAGCAAACATCAACAGAAAGACTGCGGCATGGACGGAGAAGACGGACATCTGAGCCCCTACAAAGACGGCAGCATAGGAAACAGTATAGACAGCTGTGAAGGTGCCTTACGGAAGACCGATTTAGATGGCAAAGTAGTGAAGAAGCATAAACTGAAACACAAGGAAAAGGATAAACACAGGAGGGAGTACGAGGCCGAGAGGAGCCGCCACAGGGCAAAGGAGGCCAGGAAAGATGGCCACAGGAATTTGGAATTCGACAGAGAGTTCTGGAAAGAGAATTTTTTCAAAAGTGATGAGACAGATGAGCCTCTGGGAGTGAAAAAGGAAGGTGAAGACAACAGCTCGCTTCAGAAGACGGCCGATTCCTCCCCTGCCAAAGATGAGAGAAACGCGAAGGAGAAGTACTCCAGCAGCAAGGAAAAGCGGCCGAGAGAGGAGCGAGAAAAAGACAAGGCCGTGAAAAAAGAGCGAAAGGAGGCCGCGGGTAACGGCGAGAAGGCGAAGGATTCAAAGCCGAGCGAGCGTGACGAGAAGGTGGACTGCCACGGCTCAGGGCGGATTCCTGAGGAGTTGCTGCAAAGCAACAGCATGAAAGAGGAGACTGAGGAGAAACCCATAAGTGGGATTACAGCTGATCAAGAACAGCTGGAGCCTTCTGAAAAAGGTTCACGTGAGAAACCTGACAAGAGGCTCCCAGGAAAGGAAAAGGATTCCGATAAAATGGAGAAAAGGCATCTTGACAaggaaaaaaagatcaaaacagAACACTCTGACAAAGCAGAACCGCAGAATTCAGTGGACCGTTGGAAGGAAAAAGAGAGGACAGCAGCCATTTCTTCCCTCTCCCCGGGAGATAAAAGCTGTAGAGAGAATGAAAAAGTGAAATCTTTATCCGCGGCAAAAAAGCATGAAGATGgcaagaaaaataaagataagcCTGACAAACGGTCGGATCGGGAGAGGCAGGACAGAGAGTACAGTGTTGGGGATCACAAAGATCGTGCCAACACTGATAGGAGAGGAAAACCTCTGGAGAAGGCCACAGATCATAGCAAATCCGATCGCTCTAAAGAAAAGGACTGCGACAGGAAGAAGAGAGACAAGATAAAAGATGGAACTCTTTCCTCAAGCTCCAATCTGAAATTACTTttagaagagaagaagagttaTCTGTCTGAGAGCGGCAAGGTCTTATCCACAAAATCAAAGGAGGAAGTAGTCAGAACGCCGGAGAAGGATCGTGACCGGCGAGACCGCGACAGAGACTCAGAAAGACACAAGGACAAGGATAAAGACCGGCACAAAGACCGCTCCCAGCAAGCCAGGATCGCCAAGACCAAGCTCAGCGAGGCGGACACAGACAAGGCCAAACTAAAAGCCCCTCAGGCGACACGAGACGCCAAGCCGAAAGAAAAGAGGCTTGTGAACGACGACCTGATGCAGACCAGCTTTGAGCGTATGCTCAGCATGAAAGACCAAGAAATTGAGCTGTGGCATCGGAAACACATGGAAAAAATCAAGCAGAAAGAGCGGGAAAGGCTTAAACAGCGGCCTCTGACCGATCCGGGGAAGTCCAAACCTAAAGATCGAACCAAACCGGAACCCTGTTTGAGTAAAGAGTTGATCCGCTCGAAAAGCTCCGAGGCGTCCGATGTGCACGGCAGAGATAAAGCCCTGAAGGACGGCACAAGCCCCAGAACGTTGTCTCTCGATGGGAAGAGTCTGCCTGCCATCGGTGCGAAGGTCATATCGGCTGTGGAAAACTGTCTGAGCAGATCCCCGCGGCCAGAGAGCGAGCGCTGCGGCCTCATGTCCAGGTCCGTGTCGTTGGTCTCTGTCGCGAGCTCCGAGGATTCCTGCCAGGCCACAACACTGACGCCCAGAATCGCCGAATACGACTCCGACCTGAACCTGGAAGCCTCGGATTCCCAGCCTGCGTTTCTCCAGTCTTCCCTGGTCATCCAAGCCGCCAGGTCGCCTTCTGTCCACGACAAAGATTGCAACAGTCTTCCAGATGTTCCGCAAAGCAACCGGACGTTGCTGTCGGGCAGACACGAATCCCCGTTCCTCAGGGCTATTCTGGACGAGGACGTCAGCTCGTCGGCTGAAGGCAAAGCTGTGGAACATCAGCCCAATTCCAGCCTGACGGTGATCACGGAAGAGGAGCTGAGAAAGACGGAGAGCCCAGAACCCGAGGAGAGCGTCGCAGCTCCTCAATGTTTGAGTTCAGCCGCAGATCCGCTTACAGAGAGGGAAGGGAGCACAGCTGGATGCTTAACAACACCACTGCTGAGCAGAGATCTCCCGGGTAAGAGCCTGACGCCTCCACAGGCCGGCGCCTCGCAGGCCGGGCCAGAAGAGCCAAAAGCTCCTCCCTCCTCTGATCCAGCCGTGCCAAAAGACGCCCCCTGTCCCACGGAGAGCTCCCAGGCAGAATGTAGCAGCAAAGAATCTGATCAACCGTTTGTGTCCGCAGCTTCTCCAGCTGCTGAGCCGTCGGTGCTCACCAACACAAAGTCCCTCCAGCAGAAGGAAACGCCCCCATCTTCTGGTACTGAGAACCAGCAACAGGCGGAGTCGGGTGGCCTGCAGGTTTCTGACCTCAAAGACCAAACTGTGGAGAATCCTGATGGGTCAGAACAAGAGAATTCAGAGGTGTGTTTAGAAACCCTAAGAGCAGAGGGGGAGAGGAGTCCAGTACCGTCCACCAGCTCGCACGTTCCCTGCTCCGCTGCAGGAGAGTCCTCACCGGGTTTCAGCAGATCCGAGTCCAAGTGTTCTCAAGAGGATGTGATCGTAAATAACCAAGACGCCAAGAGATCCAGACCTTCAAGTGAGGACGCAGGCCTGTGTCTGGAAGCTCAGATGGAGGACAGCATGCCGCCGCCGAGCCCCGAGCTCAAGGCGGAAGAGATGGTGGACGTCCCCCAGAGCTCGGAGAACGGCAGCGGCGCTGCCGCTTCTCTGACTGCAGAGAGCTCACCGCTCCAAGGCAGCGACTGCACAGAGGGTCCATCTGAAGCCAGGGCCGAGGCCTACCCCGAGCCCATGGAGTTCACGCCAGCTGACGAGAAACCCGAGTCCTCGTCGGCCGAAGACGAGCAGAGTCAGAGCACCTACCAGTCGGCCTCTCAGACGGACAGCAGCAGCGCCTCAGGGAGCTCCTCTCCTCAGTCTGGAGACCGCGACTCCGATTCCTCCGGCGCCAAGTTCAAGGTGCGCCCTGCGGACGACGAAGGGGACATCCACGTGCCCCACCCACGCAAGAGGAAGATGCCCCGGCTGTCCAGCTCCCAGTCGTGCTCCAGCTCTCAGCAGGAAAAGGAGAAGGGCCAGCAGTCTCTGGCAGCCATCGTGGACTCCATAAAGCTGGAGGAGATCGAGCCTTATCAGACGGAGAGGGCCAACCCGTACTACGAGTTCCTGCACATACGGAAGAAGATCGAGGAGAAGCGCAAAGTGCTGTGCAGCGTCATCCCCCAACCACCCCAGTATTATGACGAGTATGTGACCTTCAACGGATCCTATCTGCTGGATGGGAACCCGCTCAGCAAACTCTGTATACCAACA ATAACTCCGCCTCCATCGTTACCGGAGCAGCTGAAGGAGATGTTCAAACAACAAGAGGTCGTCCGGATGAAGCTCCGCCTGCAGCACAGCATTGAAAGA gAAAAGCTGATTGTTTCAAATGAGCAGGAAGTCCTACGAGTTCATTACCGGGCAGCGAGAACACTAGCCAATCAGACTCTGCCTTTCAGTGCCTGCACCGTCTTACTGGACGCGGAGGTGTACAACATGCCTCAAGACGTTCAG AATGACGACGGCAAAACGTCTGTAAGAGACCGATTCAACGCCAGGCAGTTCATGTCCTGGTTACAGGACGTCGACGACAAGTTTGACAAACTGAAG ACGTGTCTCCTGATGAGGCAGCAGCACGAGGCGGCGGCGCTGAACGCCGTGCAGCGGCTGGAGTGGCAGCTcaagctgcaggagctggaccCGGCCACCTACAAGTCCACCAGCATCTTCGAGATCCCGGAGTTCTACATCCCGCTCGTGGAGGTCAACGACGACTTCGACCTCACCCCAATATGA